Genomic window (Granulimonas faecalis):
CCCGTCCACGGCGCAGGCGGTGTCGGTGAGGCCCAGGGAGGCCAGGGCCCCGAGGGCGGCCGCCGAGGCGGCGCGGGCCATGGGCCTGTCGTCGCCGAGCTCGGAGGAGTCCGTGGCGCTCGCCCCGTCGAAGGCCACCATGGCCTCGAGGTCCCTGCCGAAGGTGCCCTCGGCCCCGAAGACCTGGTCGACGGAGAGGGCCGCCTGGCGCATGAGGCAGTCCACCTTGTGGCCGCAGGTGATCGCCCCGTCCACGGAGGGGCAGAAGGCGGAGATCCTGCGGGGGGCGACGCGCAGGGCGCCGTCGACCTCCCCGCCGCACATGGAGCGTGCCCAATCCCCGGCGGCGCGGACGGCCTCGGCGGCGCGGGCCGCGGCGGTGGGAGCCAGGCCCCCGTCCACCGGGACGCCGTCCACCCCGTCGGACCTCCCGGAGAGGTAGTCCAGGAGCTGGCGCTGGAAGGAGGCGACCTCGCGGTCGACGTCGAGGGGGACCGCCGACGGGTCCGCCCCACCGGCCACCGCGGCGGCGAGGCTCATGGGAGACACCCGGTCCGCCATGGACCGTGCGGCCTCGTCGGCCATCCACGCGAGCTCCCGGCGTGCCGTCTCGGCGTCCACGTTCTCCACGGACCAACCCTGGCCCCTGCCCGGCGACTCCACCTTCATGCCGTCGGACACCGTGTCGACCGGGACCACGCACAGGCGCAGGCCCCGGCTCCTGTCGCTGCGGCCGGGCCGCAGCGACACCGAGTTCGCCCGGGTCGTGCCTGAGAGGCGCGCCTGCCTTTGCCCGGAACCGTCGAAAAGGCCCGGGCCCGTGGGCCGGCCGAGGGCATCCGCAGCCTCGGCGGGACGGCCGAGGAAGACCCTGGCCACGTTCCTGGCGTCCACGGGGCAGACGTCCGGGGAGGCCGCCATGGTGCGGACCTCGCCGGAGGCGTTGAGGCCGGCCCCCGTGTCCTCGACGACGCGCCAGGCGGCGGTGCCGTCGTAGATGTTCACCACGTCGCCGGCACAGTCGGCCTCGTCGAGGACCGCCCTCACGGCCTCGGGGGCCGAGCGGGGGGCGCCGTAGCCCGTGGCCAGGCACCGCACGTGGCACGAGGCACCGCCGTCGAAGGAGCAGGTGGCCTCGACCCTGAGGAAGTCGCCGCGGCCGGCGGCCCGACCCCCCAGGGCCGGGTCCACGGCGACCTCGGCCCCGGCCCCATAGAGCTCGTCCAGGCAGGCGGCGCCCACCGCCGCCGCCTGGCGGCTCCGGGAGAGACCGGCGCCGAGGCAGGCGGCCAGCGCGTCCTCCGAAGGCCTGCCCCCGATGGCCTCGGAGAGGGTCTTGGACACGCGTCGGGCCCAGGAGGCGAGGCCGCCGCGCTGGAAGACGGCGAAGCGCCCCCGCCTGCCCGTGGTGCCTCCCCGGTAGTCTCCGAACACCGACCGGTACCCGGCGACCCTCTCGGTGAGGTCGGCCCAGGTGCCGTGGTCGCAGTAGCGCGCCAGGGTCGTGAGGCCGCACTCGTCGGCCGGGGTGATGAGGCAGAAGAACGGGTCCTGGCCCCCCGCACGCCTGGAACGGGTCCGTGACTCCCGGCGCCCCTCGTCGCCCTTCGCCGCCGCGAGGGCGGCGGCGTCGGGGTCGAACGTGGCGGCCCCCTCGCGCATGGCCCGGGGCCCGAAGGCGCCCCGGGAGAGCGCGGGGACGAAGTAGATGGGGTCCACCCCCGCCTCGCAGACGGAGACCTCCCCCTCGCAGAGGGCGGGGTCGAGGGGCGAGAGCCTCATGACGCCCCCCTCGTAGGCGGTCGACGGGACCTCCGGGGCCCCGTCGAGGGTCCAGCCCCTCGCCTCGCACTCCGCCACCGCCGCCTCCATGAAGGATGCGAGGCCGTCCCTGTCGGCCGGGGAGACCACCGGGTGGCCGCCGGGTCCCGCCGTGTAGCCGGCCCTGCGCGCCGCGGCTTCCCTGACCGACAGGCAGGCCGCGGAAAGCGGCCTCTGACCGTCGGCGTCCCTGGCGGAGCGGACGATGTCGAGCACCGTCGCCTCGGCCATGAGACGCAGGGCGAGGGGGTCGTTGGGGTCCGCCATGCGGGACGCGACGTCCTGGATGTCGTCAGAGGCTCCACCCTTGTAGACGTTCGATGCCGCGTAGGCGTTCTGGCCGAGGCCTTTACCGAGGGCCATGAGGTCCTCCCTTCGATGTCAGCGGTCCGCAGGGACCTGGATGTAGGTGCCGGCGAAGATGATGTCGGGGTCCGTGATCTGGGGGTTCGCGTCGCAGAGGGACCCCATGGGGACGCCCTCCTCGATGGCGATGCCGTAGAGGGTGTCGCCCACCTCTACCAGGCGGCGCCTGGCCGGCCTCGGCTCCCGGTCGTCCGGGCCCGCCGCGGCGGAGACTTGCGCCTCCGCGACGGGGAGCTGGCGGGAGAGCCTCCTGGCGGTCACGGCGGAGCCCGCCACGAGGCCCAGGAGGAGGCAGACGATGAGGGCGACGGCGAACGCCGCAGACAGGGTCTTGGGCACGGGCGCCGCGACGCCGCCGGTCAGGGTTTCGGTCCGGTCCATGGAACTCCTTCCGTCGGGACGCCCTAGGCGTCCTCGCAGTCCTCGTACTCGACGTCGAACGGGTCCTGCCCGTCCTCCTCCAGCGAGTCGTAGCCGAGGACCTGGGGCCTCGCCACCTCGCAGTAGTGCTTGAAGACGCCCTCGAGCCGCCCCCGGGCGGCGCCGGTGGGCGCGTTCGGCCCGCAGAGCCAGCGGATGGCGTCGTCGGTGACCTCGTAGAGGTCGAAGGCCTCGTGCATCTGGCGCTCCAGGTCGTCGGCGGCGAGCTCGGCGGTGTCGGTGGGGTTCCGTCGCCGCTCGAGGACGACCGTGCCCTCGACGCTCACCTCGCGCCCGGACTCCTGGGCTCCGAGGGCCTTCCTGACATCCCTGTGGTCGAGGGTCGCGGCGAGGGCGCACAGGAGGTCCCCGTCGATGTCCGGCCGGACGCCTCCGGGACCGTCGGGCCCAAGGACCACGAGGTGGGACGCCTTGAGGTCGTGCTCCCCGTCGACGGCGATCACGACCTTGGCGTCGAAGGCCGCGTGGATCTCGTTGGCCTCCCGCTCGCTGGTCTCGTACTCCACGTCGTCGTAGCGGTTCCTGGAGTAGTGGGGCAGGTCCCTGCCGGCGCCCCGGAGCTCTTCGCGGCGCTCCTCCACGAGGTGCTCGGCGATCTGGAGCACGTCCCGGGAGACCTTGTCGCGGTCGCGGTCGAGGGCGTTCTTGTACTCCACGACGTCGAGGCCCATATAGGCGCAGTAGGCCTTGACGGCCTCGTCCATGTGGGAGGCGAGCCACAGGACCCGGTCGAACTCGTCGTAGAAGTCGGGTGTGGCCTCGTCGAGGCTGAAGTCGTTGGGTCCCGAGGAGCTCGGCAGGGTGAAGGCCGTGTAGCGGCGATGCGGGTCGCTGATCTTCATCTGGCGGGACATGTGGTCCGGCGGCATCATGGTGTCCAGCTTGTTGAAGATGGGGTAGCCGCCGCGGTCGAGCACCAGGCACTGGCCCCTGGTCATCGTCCTCAGGGCGTTCACGGAGATGACGTTGGCCTCGACCACCGACTTCTGCAGGCTGAACTCGTTTTTGACCTGTCCGCCGAGCTTGGCGGGGTTGTGGTCCTCCGTGGCGCTCGTGGGGCGCACCACGTGCTTGACGCCGGTGCGCTCGCTCATCTCCTTGAGGAACTCGTTGTCCTTGGACCCCATGAGGATCTCCACGAGGGCGTTGGACTCGATGGTGTCGCTCTCGCCGCTGTAGACCGACTTGAGCTGCTCCTTGGTCTGGAAGACCATGGTGAACCCCTGACGCTGGGCGAGGCCGAGGGAGAACTTCGTCGCGAGCTCGGGGATGCCGTTGGTGCCGCTCTTCAGGTTTCCGGCCTCGTCGAGGATGTAGAGGGTGGCCACCTGGGGCTTCTGGGTCGCCTTCCTGACATAGGCCTCGGAGACGTTGGCGTCGAACTGCTGGTGCAGGTAGATGAGCAGGATGGGCAGGTAGTGCGTCTTGGTGAGGTCGGTCATGAAGAACACGGCCTTGGGCCGCTCGCAGTAGGACACGCGGGTCTCGGAGACGCGGGGCACGTCGATGACGGTGACGCCGGCGGGGATCTTCTGGCGGGTGCCGAAGAAGCCCTCCCTCTCGTCGGCGGCGATCCGCTCCTTGACCCGGTCCCAGTGCCTCACGGCCATGGCGCAGTCGAAGGCCTCGGCGCGGTGCATGGAGCGCCCCTCGGCGAGCAGGCGGCGCCCGGAGGCGTCCTCGACCATGGTCATCTCGGTGAGCTGGCCGCCCTCGGCCACACGCTCGTCGGTGAACAGCGTCCGCACGTAGATCCTGCCGCCGTTGCGGGTCCGCCAACCCTTGGTGAAGCGGAAGTAGACGGGCTCGGCCACCTCCTGCATGCGGTTGCCGTCGAAGATGCGGCAGCGGATGTAGGCGGGCCCGTCGGGCATGATCCCCTCCCACACGTAGGAGACCCAGCCGTTGGAGTCCACCTCCTCCTCGTGCTCGTACTCCGGGCCCATGGGCTCGGTGAGCCCGCGGTCCCGGAAGGCCTCGAAACGGCAGAGCCGGCCGCGGATGTGGCGGCGCCGGGCATAGCCGCTCTCGAAGCGGAAGGAGATGCGCCTGGGGAAGCTGAAGGAGTAGATGTCGAGGTTCTGGCTCTTCCTGCCGGACGTGATGCGGGCGAGGTTCTCGTCCTTGAACTGCGACATCTGGGTCGAGGCCACGCCGTAGATCGAGGCGATGGTCTTCTCGCTGTCCTTCATGGACGAGATGGAGGCGTTCGCGAAGCCGACCTGCTCCCTGACCTTGTTCTGGGGGAAGGACAGGAGCGCGTTGCAGTACACGGACATCATGTCCAGGGACTCATGGCCGTTCCAGAACCTGGAGGCCGGGTCGTTCTCGGCGGCCGCCTCGGTCTCCGCCGCCGTGCGACGCAGGCGCACGACCTCGTCCTCGACGGCAGGGTCGCAGGGAAGCCCCGTCTCCTCGGTACGCTCGGCGGCCTCCTCCTCGAGCCTCTGGGCCTTGGCCCTCATGGACTTGGCGATCTCCTTGTAGGCGTTGGCCGGGTTCTGGACCTGGCTTCCGGCCATGGCGCGGAAGAACTGGTAGATGTTGCGGAACGACAGCGCCCCCCAGTTCTCGTCGATGAGGGTCTCGGCCCTGGAGGCACCGATCTCACCCCGGGCCTCGCTGGCCCGGATGCGGTCATCCGTGCGGTTCACGATGTCCACGAGCATCCACGCGCACATCTGGTAGCAGTTGGACGCGGCGTCGTTCCAGAAGGTGTCGTCGCCTTTCCCCTTGGGGAAGAAGCACTGGGTGATGCGCTCCATGGTCGAGCTCGCCTGGCCGCCCTTGCCGTCGGCCATGAACTCGGCGCAGATCTGGAGGCAGTTGATGACGTTGGAGTGCATCTCGTTGAAGAAGTTGAACTGGCGGATGTCGTAGCCGCTGTGCTCCAGGGAGGCGTAGAGCGAGGTGACGATCTCGCCCTTCATGTCGGCGACGATGAGGTTGGGCTTCTTCTCCTGGCGGCGCACGACGTCCAGGAACGGCAGGATGTAGTTCTGGGTCTTGCCCGTGCGCGTCGAGGCGACGATCA
Coding sequences:
- a CDS encoding LysM peptidoglycan-binding domain-containing protein produces the protein MDRTETLTGGVAAPVPKTLSAAFAVALIVCLLLGLVAGSAVTARRLSRQLPVAEAQVSAAAGPDDREPRPARRRLVEVGDTLYGIAIEEGVPMGSLCDANPQITDPDIIFAGTYIQVPADR
- a CDS encoding type IV secretory system conjugative DNA transfer family protein; the encoded protein is MARDRLEAVERDLVENRSKNDLAQLDHVSNQDLRRAERNSAGANADASRTEALLWAVAALVVAAVIGTFASSAVAESAVQGRVLEVPDYIGNTMGDGLVYEYYEIDPAQQVVSGPYGDPSEVPEPAWHSDAVAEARVPRDGDGIQPVAIAAFSVVAAVGTYAAVCHLRLSSAWAGATSDFLLNDNEEDMHQLTPKELDGIYHWAPDAGASVPYECSALISHSFLSNSGLKKVEVAKRHKGDDPDRDIVAGMVVEDEEGRIATERVPMIDEPMAGRIFDRHAVGGTAVRSRLAEAVDGLPDNFLTRTVRRALDGSGVDRSVRRILDPTEVEVLGGGTLADEINAKWVMDPEEPQRPAGAYRVSTEDNHVMIVASTRTGKTQNYILPFLDVVRRQEKKPNLIVADMKGEIVTSLYASLEHSGYDIRQFNFFNEMHSNVINCLQICAEFMADGKGGQASSTMERITQCFFPKGKGDDTFWNDAASNCYQMCAWMLVDIVNRTDDRIRASEARGEIGASRAETLIDENWGALSFRNIYQFFRAMAGSQVQNPANAYKEIAKSMRAKAQRLEEEAAERTEETGLPCDPAVEDEVVRLRRTAAETEAAAENDPASRFWNGHESLDMMSVYCNALLSFPQNKVREQVGFANASISSMKDSEKTIASIYGVASTQMSQFKDENLARITSGRKSQNLDIYSFSFPRRISFRFESGYARRRHIRGRLCRFEAFRDRGLTEPMGPEYEHEEEVDSNGWVSYVWEGIMPDGPAYIRCRIFDGNRMQEVAEPVYFRFTKGWRTRNGGRIYVRTLFTDERVAEGGQLTEMTMVEDASGRRLLAEGRSMHRAEAFDCAMAVRHWDRVKERIAADEREGFFGTRQKIPAGVTVIDVPRVSETRVSYCERPKAVFFMTDLTKTHYLPILLIYLHQQFDANVSEAYVRKATQKPQVATLYILDEAGNLKSGTNGIPELATKFSLGLAQRQGFTMVFQTKEQLKSVYSGESDTIESNALVEILMGSKDNEFLKEMSERTGVKHVVRPTSATEDHNPAKLGGQVKNEFSLQKSVVEANVISVNALRTMTRGQCLVLDRGGYPIFNKLDTMMPPDHMSRQMKISDPHRRYTAFTLPSSSGPNDFSLDEATPDFYDEFDRVLWLASHMDEAVKAYCAYMGLDVVEYKNALDRDRDKVSRDVLQIAEHLVEERREELRGAGRDLPHYSRNRYDDVEYETSEREANEIHAAFDAKVVIAVDGEHDLKASHLVVLGPDGPGGVRPDIDGDLLCALAATLDHRDVRKALGAQESGREVSVEGTVVLERRRNPTDTAELAADDLERQMHEAFDLYEVTDDAIRWLCGPNAPTGAARGRLEGVFKHYCEVARPQVLGYDSLEEDGQDPFDVEYEDCEDA